One region of Miscanthus floridulus cultivar M001 chromosome 19, ASM1932011v1, whole genome shotgun sequence genomic DNA includes:
- the LOC136527479 gene encoding uncharacterized protein, translating to MKWEHFSSVTDSNGDTLAAKIKREFWDFFTCEEGREQHAARVQEAVYKYRLKDLYHEAHLQCVISYYTDVLGQVVKKPQVREMILQRETDLTEAQYMQMCPGWCDNYKDCWAAIVREWTMDAAYQRRRERREGRLQMRGAPHHQGNQSLPVFMERWTQSHGGHVVNEFTGYALAHKGKATAADNVYDPADGPDAYTNASVYPKLAEYTSATRQRHGKTFDPATDPLDTDLLMRLGGGKQHGRYWMANSAIESSSVPTLSQIRRDGTRSSSDIPIAPRQPSNAQMFSAFQVQIAQLQTNQENMAVAHQRQLAAVTQHY from the exons ATGAAGTGGGAGCACTTCTCCAGCGTCACGGACTCCAACGGCGATACCCTTGCAGCGAAGATCAAGAGGGAGTTCTGG gacttcttcacgtgcGAGGAGGGGAGAGAGCAGCATGCGGCGCGAGTGCAGGAGGCGGTCTACAAATATCGTCTCAAGGACCTGTACCACGAGGCGCATCTCCAGTGCGTCATCAGCTACTACACCGACGTGCTTGGCCAGGTGGTGAAGAAGCCGCAAGTCAGGGAGATGATACTCCAGAGGGAGACCGACCTCACAGAGGCGCAGTACATGCAG ATGTGTCCGGGGTGGTGCGACAACTACAAGGACTGCTGGGCGGCCATTGTGCGTGAGTGGACCATGGACGCGGCGTACCAGAGGCGCAGAGAACGTCGGGAGGGCCGCCTGCAGATGCGAGGGGCACCACACCACCAAGGGAACCAGTCCCTCCCAGTGTTCATGGAAAGATGG acCCAGTCGCATGGTGGGCATGTCGTCAACGAGTTCACGGGGTACGCCCTTGCTCACAAGGGCAAAGCGACGGCGGCGGACAACGTCTACGACCCGGCGGACGGGCCCGACGCGTACACCAACGCGAGCGTCTACCCCAAGCTCGCCGAGTACACCTCCGCGACTCGCCAGCGCCATGGGAAGACGTTCGACCCCGCCACCGACCCCCTGGACACGGACCTCTTgatgaggttgggaggagggaagcagcacggccggtactggatggccaaCAGCGCCATCGAGTCGTCCTCTGTTCCCACGCTGAGCCAGATTCGACGAGACGGGACCAGGAGCTCCTCTGACATCCCCATAGCGCCTCGGCAGCCGAGCAACGCGCAAATGTTCTCGGCATTTCAG GTCCAGATCGCACAGTTGCAGACGAACCAGGAGAATATGGCGGTGGCCCATCAGCGGCAGCTGGCGGCTGTCACGCAGCACTACTAG
- the LOC136527478 gene encoding catalase isozyme 1-like produces MDPYKHRPSSGSNSSFWTTNSGAPVWNNNSALTVGQRGPILLEDYHLTEKLAQFDRERIPERVVHARGASAKGFFEVTHDVSHLTCADFLRAPGVQTPVIVRFSTVVHERGSPETLRDPRGFAVKFYTREGNFDLVGNNMPVFFIRDGMKFPDMVHAFKPNPKTNLQENWRIVDFFSHHPESLHMFTFLFDDVGIPLNYRHMEGFGVNTYTLINRDGKPHLVKFHWKPTCGVKCLLDDEAVTVGGTCHSHATKDLYDSIAAGNYPEWKLYIQTIDLEHEDKFDFDLLDVTKTWPEDIIPLQPVGRMVLNKNIDNFFAENEQIAFCPAIIVPGIHYSDDKLLQTRIFSYADTQRHRLGPNYLMLPVNAPKCAHHNNHHEGFMNFMHRDEEVNYFPSRFDPARHAEKVPIPPRVLTGCREKCIIQKENNFKQAGERYRSFDPARQDRFIQRWVDALSDPRVTHEHHTIWISYWSQCDASLGQKLASRLNLKPNM; encoded by the exons ATGGATCCGTACAAG CACCGCCCGTCTAGCGGGAGCAACTCCAGCTTCTGGACCACCAACTCCGGCGCCCCCGTCTGGAACAACAACTCCGCTCTCACCGTCGGACAGCGAG GACCCATCCTCCTTGAGGATTATCATCTAACTGAAAAGCTTGCTCAGTTCGACAGGGAACGTATCCCTGAACGTGTTGTGCATGCACGGGGAGCCAGTGCCAAGGGTTTCTTTGAGGTCACTCATGATGTCTCTCACCTTACATGTGCTGATTTTCTCCGGGCCCCTGGGGTCCAGACTCCTGTCATTGTCCGGTTCTCTACGGTTGTGCATGAGCGTGGAAGCCCTGAGACCTTGAGGGATCCACGTGGTTTTGCTGTCAAGTTCTACACCAGAGAG GGTAACTTTGACCTTGTGGGTAACAACATGCCTGTGTTTTTCATACGAGATGGGATGAAATTCCCTGACATGGTCCATGCTTTCAagccaaacccaaagaccaaTTTGCAGGAGAACTGGAGAATAGTAGATTTCTTCTCTCACCACCCAGAGAGCCTACACATGTTCACCTTCCTCTTCGATGATGTTGGCATCCCACTCAACTACAGGCACATGGAGGGCTTTGGTGTCAATACCTACACCTTGATCAACAGGGATGGAAAGCCTCACCTTGTGAAATTCCATTGGAAGCCTACTTGTGGCGTGAAATGCTTGCTTGATGATGAAGCTGTCACTGTTGGAGGCACTTGCCACAGCCATGCAACAAAGGATCTATATGATTCCATCGCAGCTGGGAATTACCCTGAATGGAAGCTCTACATCCAGACTATTGATCTTGAGCATGAGGATAAGTTTGACTTtgacctgctcgatgtcaccAAGACTTGGCCTGAGGATATCATCCCGCTGCAACCTGTTGGACGGATGGTCCTGAACAAGAACATTGACAACTTCTTTGCAGAGAATGAACAAATTGCTTTCTGCCCAGCGATTATTGTCCCTGGAATCCACTATTCTGATGATAAGCTGCTCCAGACAAGAATCTTCTCCTATGCTGATACCCAGAGGCACCGCCTTGGGCCAAACTATCTGATGCTTCCTGTGAATGCACCAAAATGTGCCCACCACAACAACCACCATGAAGGGTTCATGAACTTCATGCACAGGGATGAAGAG GTGAACTACTTCCCTTCAAGGTTTGATCCTGCCCGTCATGCTGAGAAGGTCCCTATTCCTCCACGTGTACTAACAGGCTGCCGCGAGAAG TGCATCATCCAGAAGGAGAACAACTTCAAGCAGGCTGGCGAGAGATATCGATCCTTTGACCCTGCCAG GCAAGACCGGTTCATCCAGCGATGGGTTGACGCACTGTCAGACCCTCGCGTTACCCATGAACACCATACCATTTGGATCTCCTACTGGTCTCAG TGTGACGCCTCCCTTGGCCAGAAGCTGGCATCTAGGCTGAACCTGAAGCCAAACATGTAA